One [Clostridium] saccharolyticum WM1 DNA segment encodes these proteins:
- a CDS encoding ABC transporter substrate-binding protein — translation MKKTIFKIMAVSALPLLSIFLFSGCGKSAPKTGSAGEVYVYNWGEYIDESVIEEFEKETGIKVVYDMFETNEEMYPVIEAGGVKYDAVCPSDYMIQKMIENNLLAEINFDNVPNLKEIEPRYQEMSKSFDPENKYSVPYCWGTVGILYNTSMVDPKDAPTKWSDLWDEKFKNNILMQDSVRDAFMVALKSLGYSANTTNEAEIQEAKELLIKQKPLVQAYVIDQVRDKMIGGEAAVGVIYSGEMLYIQNEVKDLGLDYSLEYVIPQEGTNLWLDSWVIPANAPNKENAEKWINFLCRPDIAKKNFEYITYPTPNKGAFDLLDPELQNNKAVFPDSDTLKNSEVYKYLGDEVDSLYNEAWKEVKSN, via the coding sequence ATGAAAAAAACTATATTTAAGATCATGGCGGTCAGCGCCCTTCCGCTCCTTTCCATCTTCCTTTTCAGCGGCTGCGGAAAATCCGCTCCCAAGACAGGAAGTGCCGGGGAAGTTTATGTATACAACTGGGGCGAATACATAGACGAATCCGTCATTGAGGAATTTGAAAAAGAGACAGGAATCAAGGTCGTTTATGACATGTTTGAAACCAATGAAGAGATGTATCCCGTCATTGAAGCAGGAGGCGTAAAGTATGACGCCGTATGCCCCTCTGATTATATGATCCAGAAAATGATCGAAAACAACCTTCTGGCAGAAATCAACTTTGACAATGTTCCCAATTTAAAAGAGATCGAACCAAGATACCAGGAAATGTCAAAAAGCTTTGACCCGGAAAACAAATATTCCGTTCCTTACTGCTGGGGAACCGTGGGGATTCTTTATAACACCAGCATGGTGGACCCTAAGGACGCTCCCACCAAATGGTCCGATCTATGGGATGAAAAGTTTAAGAATAATATTCTCATGCAGGACAGCGTCCGCGATGCCTTTATGGTGGCATTAAAATCCCTTGGCTATTCCGCCAACACCACCAATGAGGCAGAGATTCAGGAAGCAAAGGAGCTTCTGATCAAGCAGAAGCCTCTGGTTCAGGCCTATGTCATTGATCAGGTCCGGGATAAAATGATCGGCGGAGAAGCCGCAGTGGGCGTAATCTATTCCGGAGAGATGCTTTACATCCAGAATGAGGTAAAGGATCTTGGCCTTGACTATTCCCTGGAATATGTGATCCCCCAGGAGGGTACCAATCTCTGGCTGGATTCCTGGGTCATTCCTGCCAATGCACCCAACAAGGAAAATGCAGAAAAATGGATTAATTTCCTCTGCCGTCCTGACATTGCCAAAAAGAATTTTGAATACATTACCTATCCAACCCCAAATAAGGGAGCCTTTGATCTGCTGGATCCGGAATTGCAGAATAACAAGGCCGTTTTCCCGGATTCAGATACGTTAAAGAACAGCGAAGTGTATAAGTACCTGGGGGATGAAGTGGATTCCCTTTACAACGAGGCCTGGAAAGAAGTAAAATCCAATTAA
- a CDS encoding ABC transporter permease, translating into MSKKLLSGPYILWMIGFILIPLALIVFYGLTDRSGAFTLANILSVTTSEHAKALWLSMGLSLISTILCLILAYPLAMVLRSRGMGQGSFIVFIFILPMWMNFLLRTLAWQTLLEKNGVINGLLNALHLPGQNLINTPGAIILGMVYNFLPFMVLPIYNVLMKIDDNVINAARDLGANTAQVLFRILLPLSIPGIVSGITMVFVPALTTFVISNLLGGSKILLIGNVIEQEFTKGSNWNLGSGLSLVLMVFILISMALIAKYDKNGEGTAF; encoded by the coding sequence ATGAGTAAAAAATTATTATCCGGCCCATATATTTTGTGGATGATCGGCTTCATCCTGATCCCCCTGGCGCTGATTGTGTTTTACGGGCTCACAGACCGGTCAGGGGCCTTTACCCTGGCAAATATCCTGTCCGTAACAACATCGGAACATGCAAAGGCCCTTTGGCTTTCCATGGGACTCTCCCTGATCAGCACCATCCTCTGCCTGATCCTAGCCTATCCGCTGGCCATGGTGCTTCGATCCAGGGGCATGGGACAGGGCAGCTTTATTGTTTTTATTTTCATCCTTCCCATGTGGATGAATTTTCTTCTCCGGACCCTGGCATGGCAGACTTTGCTGGAAAAGAACGGCGTCATAAACGGCCTGCTGAACGCCCTCCATTTACCCGGCCAGAATCTGATCAATACACCGGGAGCCATTATCCTTGGCATGGTTTACAACTTTTTGCCGTTTATGGTCCTTCCGATTTATAATGTACTGATGAAAATTGATGACAATGTGATAAACGCCGCCAGGGACTTAGGGGCCAACACGGCCCAGGTCCTGTTCCGTATCCTGCTTCCTTTAAGCATTCCAGGCATTGTTAGCGGAATTACCATGGTTTTTGTTCCGGCTCTTACCACCTTTGTCATCTCAAACCTTTTGGGAGGAAGCAAAATCCTTTTGATCGGCAATGTCATTGAACAGGAGTTTACCAAGGGAAGCAACTGGAATTTAGGCTCCGGCCTATCCCTTGTTCTCATGGTTTTCATTCTGATCAGCATGGCGCTGATAGCCAAATACGATAAGAACGGGGAGGGAACGGCATTCTGA
- a CDS encoding helix-turn-helix domain-containing protein translates to MDIGAKLKELRVLKGLTQEELADRAELSKGFISQLERDLTSPSIATLLDILQCLGTSVGEFFNESPEEQIVFGKSDYFEKHDAELKNAIKWIIPNAQKNMMEPILLTLEAGGETYPDNPHEGEEFGYVLQGNISIHIGNKTYKAKKGESFYFVSDKKHYLSSKAGAALIWVSSPPSF, encoded by the coding sequence ATGGATATCGGTGCAAAACTAAAAGAGCTTCGGGTCTTAAAGGGACTTACCCAGGAAGAGCTGGCTGACCGCGCAGAGCTGTCAAAGGGGTTTATCTCCCAGCTGGAAAGGGACTTGACCTCCCCCTCCATTGCTACCCTTTTGGATATATTGCAATGTCTTGGAACCTCAGTGGGCGAGTTCTTCAATGAAAGCCCGGAGGAACAGATCGTATTCGGAAAATCCGATTATTTTGAAAAGCATGATGCAGAGCTTAAGAATGCAATCAAATGGATCATTCCCAATGCACAGAAAAACATGATGGAGCCGATCCTTCTCACCCTGGAGGCCGGCGGAGAGACCTATCCGGATAATCCCCATGAAGGTGAGGAATTCGGCTATGTGCTACAGGGTAATATTTCCATTCATATTGGGAACAAAACATACAAAGCAAAAAAAGGGGAGTCCTTTTACTTTGTATCTGACAAAAAACATTACTTAAGCAGCAAGGCCGGCGCTGCCCTTATCTGGGTCAGTTCCCCGCCGAGCTTTTAA
- a CDS encoding DNA adenine methylase yields MRFIGSKTLLLDQIRQVIDEKAPGAESFCDIFSGTAAVARYFKQWYQVSSNDLLYFSYVLQRATVENDGMPEFAHLQEAAGIKDPVDFFNGREKKDLEELPAERRFFQNTYAPQGGRMYLNDENALRIDYARCTVEDWKAAGFLSEDEYYYLVACIVEGIPFVSNTSGTYGAFHKSWERRSYKQYELYRLPVTHNGKKNRCYNENGGDLLTRIQGDILYIDPPYNARQYLSNYHVLETAARYDYPQVRGVTGQRPDEGQKSEFCMKNKAVPAFEELLKNARFPHIILSYSTDGLMTVGEIEEAMKTYGKPETFRIYEIPYRRYKSRKVKETERLRELLFYMEKQVPPCT; encoded by the coding sequence ATGAGATTTATTGGGAGCAAGACATTGCTGCTGGACCAGATCAGGCAAGTGATTGATGAAAAGGCGCCGGGAGCGGAAAGCTTTTGTGATATATTTTCTGGAACCGCTGCGGTTGCCAGATATTTTAAACAGTGGTACCAGGTCAGTTCCAATGACCTGCTGTACTTTTCCTATGTGCTGCAAAGGGCTACCGTAGAGAATGACGGAATGCCGGAGTTTGCCCATTTGCAGGAAGCTGCCGGGATCAAGGATCCGGTGGATTTTTTTAACGGCAGAGAAAAAAAGGATTTAGAAGAACTTCCGGCGGAGCGCCGCTTTTTCCAGAATACCTATGCGCCCCAGGGCGGCCGCATGTATTTAAATGATGAGAATGCCCTGCGCATCGATTATGCCAGGTGCACCGTGGAGGACTGGAAGGCGGCCGGGTTTTTAAGTGAGGATGAATATTATTATCTGGTAGCATGTATTGTGGAGGGTATCCCTTTTGTTTCCAATACTTCCGGAACCTACGGCGCATTCCATAAGTCCTGGGAGAGGCGCAGCTACAAACAGTATGAGCTGTACCGCCTTCCTGTTACTCACAATGGAAAGAAGAACCGCTGTTATAATGAAAACGGAGGGGATCTTTTAACACGGATCCAGGGGGACATCCTCTATATTGATCCTCCTTACAATGCCCGCCAGTATCTTTCCAATTATCACGTCCTTGAAACTGCCGCCAGATATGACTACCCCCAGGTTCGGGGAGTTACAGGGCAGCGTCCGGACGAAGGGCAGAAATCAGAGTTCTGCATGAAAAATAAAGCGGTTCCGGCCTTTGAAGAACTTCTTAAGAATGCCCGGTTTCCGCATATCATATTAAGTTACAGCACGGATGGGCTTATGACGGTGGGCGAGATTGAGGAAGCCATGAAAACGTATGGAAAGCCGGAGACCTTCCGGATCTATGAGATTCCCTACAGAAGATACAAGAGCCGGAAGGTAAAGGAAACAGAACGGCTTAGAGAGCTGCTGTTCTACATGGAAAAGCAGGTGCCGCCATGTACATAA
- a CDS encoding DNA adenine methylase encodes MYIKSPLNYTGGKYKILEPIFKAFPSDIRTFVDVFAGGFNVGINVTAERILCNDQINDLIELYQMFRTTDRNQILKRIQDLILKYGLSQQNQEGYYALRSDYNQSKDLTELFVLACYAFNHQIRFNNSHEFNSPFGRNRSSFNGSIEKNLMEFCQALQEKNIEFSNLDFMELDYGGLGREDLVYCDPPYLISTGNYNDGNRGFKDWKEEEEKALLGLLDRLHEQGTRFALSNVLYHKGLSNDLLIEWSKKHQVHYINNTYSNCSYQFKERDAVTVEVLITNF; translated from the coding sequence ATGTACATAAAAAGTCCTTTAAACTATACAGGGGGGAAGTATAAGATCCTGGAGCCTATTTTTAAGGCCTTTCCCAGCGATATCCGCACCTTTGTGGATGTCTTTGCAGGCGGATTCAACGTAGGGATCAATGTAACAGCCGAAAGGATCCTGTGCAATGATCAGATCAACGATCTGATTGAGCTGTACCAGATGTTCCGTACCACAGACAGGAACCAGATTCTGAAAAGGATCCAGGACCTGATCTTAAAGTATGGTCTGTCCCAGCAAAACCAGGAGGGCTATTACGCCCTCCGTTCAGATTATAACCAATCAAAGGATCTGACAGAGCTGTTTGTGCTGGCCTGTTATGCTTTTAACCACCAGATCCGTTTTAACAACAGCCATGAGTTCAATTCCCCCTTTGGGAGGAACAGAAGCTCCTTTAACGGCAGCATTGAAAAAAATCTTATGGAGTTCTGCCAGGCCCTTCAAGAAAAGAACATTGAGTTTTCCAACCTGGATTTTATGGAGCTGGACTATGGGGGACTGGGACGGGAAGACCTGGTTTACTGTGATCCGCCTTACCTGATTTCCACAGGAAATTACAACGATGGGAACCGGGGATTTAAGGACTGGAAGGAAGAAGAGGAAAAAGCCCTACTGGGGCTTTTGGACCGGCTTCATGAACAGGGGACCCGGTTTGCCCTGTCCAATGTCCTTTATCATAAGGGGTTGTCCAATGATCTATTGATTGAGTGGAGCAAGAAGCACCAGGTTCATTATATCAATAACACCTATTCTAACTGCAGCTATCAGTTTAAAGAACGGGATGCGGTCACGGTGGAGGTTTTGATTACTAATTTTTAA
- a CDS encoding ABC transporter permease, with protein MNKKSSIKRLIQDFYLVIIMVFLYAPIATMTVLSFNSSKSRTQWGGFTTRWYGELFSSSTIMAALYNTLLIAFLSSLIAVIIGTAAAIAINSMNRIPRSLLMGVTNIPMLNADIVTGISLMLAFIAFRISLGFQTILISHITFNIPYVILSVMPKLKQTDKSTYEAAMDLGATSVTAFFKVVFPDILPGVLSGFLLAFTMSLDDFIITHFTRGAGINTLSTLIYSEVRRGIKPSMYALSNIIFLTVLVLLLITNFAPKRKKQ; from the coding sequence ATGAACAAAAAGAGCTCTATCAAACGCTTGATCCAGGATTTTTATCTGGTGATCATTATGGTATTTTTATACGCCCCCATTGCCACTATGACGGTGCTGTCCTTTAACAGTTCCAAATCCCGTACCCAGTGGGGCGGCTTTACCACCAGATGGTATGGGGAGCTGTTTTCCAGCAGTACCATTATGGCAGCCCTTTATAATACCCTGCTGATTGCATTCCTGTCATCTCTTATTGCGGTCATCATCGGCACAGCGGCGGCCATTGCCATTAACAGCATGAACCGGATCCCACGGTCCCTTCTCATGGGTGTTACCAACATCCCCATGCTGAACGCGGATATTGTTACCGGAATCTCCCTTATGCTGGCGTTTATTGCCTTTCGTATTTCCCTGGGCTTTCAGACCATACTGATTTCCCATATAACCTTTAATATTCCTTATGTCATTTTAAGCGTCATGCCTAAGCTGAAGCAGACAGATAAAAGCACCTACGAAGCCGCCATGGATCTAGGCGCCACATCGGTCACCGCATTTTTTAAGGTGGTATTCCCGGATATCCTGCCCGGCGTGCTTTCCGGCTTTCTCCTGGCGTTTACCATGTCTCTGGATGATTTTATCATCACCCACTTTACCAGGGGTGCCGGCATTAATACCCTGTCCACCTTAATTTACAGCGAAGTGCGCCGGGGGATCAAGCCCTCCATGTACGCTTTATCAAACATCATCTTTCTAACAGTGCTGGTGCTGCTTCTTATCACCAACTTTGCACCAAAGCGTAAAAAACAATAG
- a CDS encoding ABC transporter ATP-binding protein: MGQPLIDLRNITKSFDGTMVLDDLNLSVKENAFVTLLGPSGCGKTTTLRIIGGFEGPDQGKVIFDGQDITNLPPNKRQLNTVFQKYALFNHMSIADNIAFGLKIKNKPKAYIQDKIKYALKLVNLDGYENRSVSSLSGGQQQRIAIARAIVNEPRVLLLDEPLGALDLKLRQDMQYELIRLKNELGITFIYVTHDQEEALTMSDTIVVMNQGYIQQMGSPESIYNEPENAFVADFIGESNIVPGVMVRDELVEIFNAKFVCVDKGFGINTPVDVVIRPEDIDLVAPEEGTLTGVVTHLIFKGVHYEMEVTSPDGFEWLVHSTDLFPVGQKVGIHVDPFDIQIMNKPASEDEEAVGINE; encoded by the coding sequence ATGGGTCAGCCATTAATTGATTTGCGGAATATTACAAAAAGCTTTGACGGTACCATGGTACTGGATGATTTAAACCTCTCCGTAAAGGAGAACGCATTTGTTACCCTGTTAGGACCCAGCGGATGCGGCAAAACCACAACCCTTCGGATTATCGGAGGCTTTGAAGGCCCTGATCAGGGAAAGGTGATTTTTGACGGGCAGGATATTACCAATCTTCCCCCCAACAAGCGGCAGCTTAACACGGTATTCCAGAAATATGCTTTGTTTAACCACATGTCCATTGCTGATAACATTGCATTCGGACTAAAAATTAAAAATAAGCCAAAAGCTTATATACAGGATAAGATCAAATATGCCTTAAAACTGGTAAATTTAGACGGCTATGAAAACCGCTCCGTAAGCTCCTTAAGCGGCGGCCAGCAGCAGCGGATCGCCATTGCCAGGGCAATCGTAAACGAGCCAAGGGTTCTTCTCCTTGACGAGCCTTTGGGAGCCTTGGACTTAAAGCTCCGCCAGGATATGCAGTATGAGCTGATCCGCCTGAAAAATGAACTGGGCATCACCTTCATCTACGTAACACATGACCAGGAGGAAGCCTTGACAATGTCCGATACCATCGTGGTTATGAATCAGGGGTATATCCAGCAGATGGGTTCTCCGGAAAGCATCTACAATGAACCGGAAAATGCCTTTGTGGCTGACTTTATCGGAGAAAGCAACATTGTGCCCGGAGTTATGGTACGGGATGAGCTGGTGGAAATCTTTAACGCCAAATTTGTCTGTGTGGATAAGGGGTTTGGAATCAATACCCCGGTGGACGTGGTCATACGCCCGGAGGACATCGACCTGGTGGCTCCTGAAGAAGGCACGCTGACCGGGGTTGTAACCCATCTGATCTTTAAAGGCGTACACTATGAAATGGAAGTGACCTCGCCTGACGGCTTTGAATGGCTGGTGCACAGCACGGATCTGTTCCCGGTGGGACAAAAAGTGGGCATCCATGTGGACCCATTTGATATCCAGATCATGAACAAACCTGCTTCTGAGGATGAGGAGGCTGTGGGGATCAATGAGTAA